A region from the Geotrypetes seraphini chromosome 10, aGeoSer1.1, whole genome shotgun sequence genome encodes:
- the MRPL41 gene encoding 39S ribosomal protein L41, mitochondrial, whose translation MGLLTNIARGLLRGADRTAVHTTKRRGPRAAPKWKEPNPTGFCTPSAKFIKVKEMVPEFVVPDLNGFYLKPYVSYRASDGTEKPQTAEKLFMEVVAPQMEKDIKEGSFSLNNLEKYGLEPTQEGKLFQLYPKNYAR comes from the coding sequence ATGGGACTGCTTACCAATATTGCCAGAGGCCTTTTACGTGGTGCAGACAGGACAGCTGTACATACAACCAAACGGCGTGGCCCCAGGGCTGCCCCCAAGTGGAAAGAACCCAACCCAACTGGATTTTGCACACCAAGTGCTAAATTCATCAAAGTAAAGGAAATGGTCCCTGAGTTTGTCGTGCCAGACTTGAATGGATTCTACCTAAAACCATATGTTTCCTACAGAGCCTCAGATGGAACGGAGAAACCTCAGACAGCTGAAAAACTTTTCATGGAGGTTGTTGCACCACAAATGGAGAAGGATATAAAAGAAGGCTCTTTCAGTCTTAACAATTTAGAGAAGTATGGATTAGAACCAACACAAGAAGGAAAGCTTTTTCAACTGTATCCCAAGAATTATGCTCGCTGA